DNA sequence from the Methanosarcinales archaeon genome:
TGCATAAGGGTAGATTAAATGACTGAAAACCGGGTTAACAGCATTGCTGACAAAGCTGATTTGTGGTGAATACATTGTCAAGTATTATTTAGATTCTGTGGAGAAGAAGTTTGAGAGCAGGGTGATTTATCTGATCCATATTCGAGAAAACCTGAGTGAGGAAAATGTGTTTGTAAATATTGTAACCTTTCCACCTGTAAAGAAGGGAAAAGATGAGGAATTCAAGAAATGGTTTGCATGGTCAAACACTGTTTACGAAAAATTTGACGGGTTCATTTCAAGACGTCTGCTGAAACCCGTCAAAGGGGGCAATTACGCTGCCATAGTCGAGCATGATACAGAGGAAACTTTCATGGCAATGCACCTGAGCAAGGAGCGGCAGAAAGCATGGGAAAAAGTAGAGTCCCTGCTGGAAGGAAAACCAAAACCCGGCTTTTATGATGCGATAATAGTTTCTGAAACGAAAAGATAAACATGGAAACAGGAATGTATGAAAGTGAAGTGAGTACACTCAGAACAGCGCTTGTATCCTATGTAGTTGTATTTGTCATGAAACTTGGGGTTTATATAATCACAGGTGTGATGGCTTTGTTTGCTGAAGCTCTGCATACCCTCAGTGACATCTTCATATCAGGCTTTCTTTTGGTGTCATTGATGTGGTCGCGTAAGGAAGCTGATGAAGTTCACATGTTTGGCTATGGTAGAGCGCAG
Encoded proteins:
- a CDS encoding antibiotic biosynthesis monooxygenase — its product is MFVNIVTFPPVKKGKDEEFKKWFAWSNTVYEKFDGFISRRLLKPVKGGNYAAIVEHDTEETFMAMHLSKERQKAWEKVESLLEGKPKPGFYDAIIVSETKR